From the Polyangiaceae bacterium genome, the window CCCCTCTTCCGGCGAGCATCCTGCACGGGATAGGGGCATACGTCCACCACCGGCAGTGGTTTCTCACACAGCTGTTGCCAACGCTTTGTCAGGAGTCCAGAGAAGCTTCGAAGAGCGGCGCTGCCAGGATGTTTTCGAGTCCTGCTAACGCCTGCGTTGTGGTGTACGAATTCGTAGCGAGGATTGACGATGGCCACGAGGCGTCTGATGCATGGTGCTTCTCGAGGTCTCTGAGGCTCGCGCTCACCCCATCCACGAGCACTGAGGATCGATGCAAATCCATCTGATTGATGGCACCTATGAGCTGTTTCGCGCGTTCTATGGGGCGCCCTCGTCGACCGCTGGCGGGCGAGAGGTTGGAGCGACACGGGCGCTGTTGAGCAACTTCGCGAACTTCGTCAGTAGCCCTGACGTAACCCACGTAGCCGTCGCCTTCGATCACGAGATCGAGAGCTTCCGTAACGCGTTGTTTGATGGCTACAAGACGGGCGACGGCATCGATCCGGATCTGTTCGCGCAGTTCCCACTCGCGGAAGAAGCCACGCGTGCCCTCGGGGTCGTCGTTTGGCCAATGGTGGAGTTCGAGGCTGACGACGCGCTCGCGGCTGGGGCGGCTCGCTACTCCGAGTCGCCCGAGGTCGACCGGGTCGTGCTCTGTTCTCCCGACAAGGACCTCGCGCAGTGTGTCTGCGATCGAGTCGTGTGTTGGGATCGACTCCGAGACAAATGGTTGGACGTGGATGGGGTGAGGGAAAAGTTCGGCGTCGCTCCAGAGTCCATCCCTGACTACCTCGCGCTAGTCGGTGACGCCGCGGACGGGATCCCCGGCATACCGAAGTGGGGTGCAAAATCGGCCGGCGTCGTGCTCTCCGAGTACCTGCATCTGGAGCACATCCCGGCGCGCTTCGAGGACTGGAGCGCGAAGCCCCGAGGCGCGGCGCGGCTCAGTTCCGAGTTGGAAGCCGCGCGCGAGGCGGCGCTCTTGTATCGCCGCCTCGCGACGTTGCGCCGAGACGTGCCCCTAGAGGAGACGCTGGATGACCTGCGTTGGAAGGGCCCGGATCTGAAGCGCCTTGGGGCGCTGAGCGAACTGATTGGCTCGGACACGGTGCTCCGCAAAATGAGCGCGATCGTCTCCGCTGGCTGAGCTACCCCGCCCCGCTGCTTGCCCGTGTGGTATGGGCGTTGCGTGCTGACGCTGCTCTACCTTCACTATTCTCCGTGGTCCGAAAAAGCCGCGTGGGCGCTGGACCATCATCGCGTCCTGCACGCACGTAAGGACTATCTGCCCTTGCTTGGAGAGCCCCTCCTCAGGTTACGTGTCAAGAAGTGGCGCGGACCAGTGACTGTGCCCGTGTTGTTCGGGGGACATGATGTGTGGGAGGATTCCCTCTCCATCGCTCGCTACGCCGAGTCGGTTGGCAGCGGGACCAGTCTGTTTCCGGGAGGAACCGTATCGCTGGATGGCCGACTGCTCGAGTACGACCGCGTGGCGGATGAGCTAATGAACTCTGGACGCGCGCGTGCCGCGGAGCGCGCAGCGCCTCGCGAGGATGTGTTGGTTGAAAGCCTCCCCCCCGCGTTCCGCATCAGCGGCCCTGTCGCCCCCCATGTGGGTAGGCTGGGAGTTGAGTTTCTGCGTAGAAAATATCTCACGCGAGACCTGAGCAGTGAGCAGCACCTGCAACGCATGCGACGTGCTCTGGATGGCTTGCGAGCGGCGCTCGCCCCAGATTCGGAGCAAGAGGGCGCCGCGCTGGCTTCCCCGGATGCCTATGTGCTGGGGAAGTTTTCCTACGTGGACATCGCATTTTGCGCGGCATTGCAGTTCGTGCGGCCCGTGGCGGATAGCTACATCCGGCTCGGTCCCGCAAGCCGAGACGCGTGGACGGATCCAGCGCTTGGGGACTACGCGGATCTGCTGGCCTGGCGGGACCGCGTTTACGACGCACACCGTCGTTGACGCACGCATGGAGGTCCGGCGCGTGGGGAGGAGCTCGCCCGCGTCGCCAGGAATGAAGCGCCAATGAAGCGCCTGGAATGAAGCGCCAGGAAGAAAGCGGCAGGGCCGCTGCGCGGGCATCTTTGAGCTGTCTCGCGAAGCTGCTTTCCAGTGGGCGGGCGGAATGCTCCACGGTTTTTGGCTGGCGGTTCGTGACCCGGGCCCATACGCTTTGTCCTCATGCAGTCTTTCTTGAGGTTCGTAGTCGCAGGTAGTGTGCTGACCTTGAGTGCGCCGGCGCTCGCCCAGTGGCAACAGCCGAGCAACGGGCAGCCGGCCCAACCGGGCTATGGACAGCCCGGCTATGGGCAACCTGGATACGGCCAGCCCGCGAATGGTCAGCCTGGGCAACCGGGGCTCAGCTCTGGTGGGTTGCAACCGCCCAGCGGCCAATCGGACAGTGCGGCCCAGGCCACTGAGGCGGATCTCGAGAAGTCGGAGAAGGAAGACTCCGGGCGCGGCTTGGAGTTCATCTACCTCAACGTCGAAGCAGGCTATGCCCATATCGGTCTGCAGACGTTCAAGGCCAACGACATCGTCGACGCTGGCACCCAGAAGACCACGGATAGTGGCTATGTGTTGGGAGCCGGACTCGGGCTGCGCCTGGTGTTCATCACCATCGGGCCGCGCTTTCGTCTGAACAAGTTCAGCGAGTACGACATGTGGACGCTAAACGCCGAGCTGGGCATCCATATTCCGCTCGGAAATTTTGAGCCCTACTT encodes:
- a CDS encoding flap endonuclease gives rise to the protein MQIHLIDGTYELFRAFYGAPSSTAGGREVGATRALLSNFANFVSSPDVTHVAVAFDHEIESFRNALFDGYKTGDGIDPDLFAQFPLAEEATRALGVVVWPMVEFEADDALAAGAARYSESPEVDRVVLCSPDKDLAQCVCDRVVCWDRLRDKWLDVDGVREKFGVAPESIPDYLALVGDAADGIPGIPKWGAKSAGVVLSEYLHLEHIPARFEDWSAKPRGAARLSSELEAAREAALLYRRLATLRRDVPLEETLDDLRWKGPDLKRLGALSELIGSDTVLRKMSAIVSAG
- a CDS encoding glutathione S-transferase N-terminal domain-containing protein; amino-acid sequence: MLTLLYLHYSPWSEKAAWALDHHRVLHARKDYLPLLGEPLLRLRVKKWRGPVTVPVLFGGHDVWEDSLSIARYAESVGSGTSLFPGGTVSLDGRLLEYDRVADELMNSGRARAAERAAPREDVLVESLPPAFRISGPVAPHVGRLGVEFLRRKYLTRDLSSEQHLQRMRRALDGLRAALAPDSEQEGAALASPDAYVLGKFSYVDIAFCAALQFVRPVADSYIRLGPASRDAWTDPALGDYADLLAWRDRVYDAHRR